A genome region from Meriones unguiculatus strain TT.TT164.6M chromosome 19, Bangor_MerUng_6.1, whole genome shotgun sequence includes the following:
- the LOC110542666 gene encoding prolactin-3D4-like → MRVTLTLPGSGMYLLLLVSNVLLWENVASNPTTLVSIEDLYHRVVEQSHNTYIVAADIYREFDLNFAKRSWLRDRIPSMCHTSSIHTPEDRKQVHETTTVDLLKAILNVTYAWEEPVKHLLPAVTALPGVSDNMMKKAVDMKGKIHILVEGIETILNRTETEPGFDGNDYPAWTGLEDLKSSDEDTRLFTIYNLCRCLRRDTHKVDSYLKVLRCRVVFKNECF, encoded by the exons ATGCGGGTGACATTGACTCTTCCAGGCTCCG GGATGTACCTGTTGCTACTGGTGTCAAATGTGCTCCTTTGGGAGAATGTAGCCTCCAACCCAACTACCCTTGTTTCTATTGAAGACCTGTATCACCGTGTGGTTGAACAGTCTCATAACACGTATATCGTGGCTGCAGATATATACCGTGAATTT GACTTGAACTTTGCCAAGAGGAGTTGGCTAAGAGACAGGATCCCTTCCATGTGCCACACTTCTTCCATCCATACTCCAGAGGACCGAAAGCAAGTCCACGAAACAACA ACTGTAGATCTTCTGAAAGCAATCCTGAATGTTACATATGCCTGGGAAGAACCGGTGAAACACCTGCTGCCTgcagtgactgctcttccaggagttTCTGATAATATGATGAAAAAAGCCGTCGATATGAAGGGCAAAATTCATATTCTTGTGGAGGGAATTGAGACCATACTCAACAGG ACTGAGACTGAGCCTGGATTTGATGGAAATGACTACCCTGCCTGGACTGGACTGGAAGACTTGAAATCATCTGATGAAGACACTCGCCTTTTCACCATTTATAACCTGTGCCGCTGCCTGAGGAGGGATACACACAAGGTGGACAGTTACCTCAAGGTCTTGAGGTGCAGAGTTGTCTTTAAGAATGAATGCTTCTAG